In Nocardioides marinus, one DNA window encodes the following:
- a CDS encoding glutathione S-transferase family protein has product MSDQTPSYVEKGGFERDMTYVPDRITRGGARPEHGPVNGELWPVEPGRYRLVAARACPWANRAIIVRELLGLQDVISLGTPGPTHDKRSWTFDLDEGDKDPVLGIHWLREAYDKRFPDYPRGITVPAIVDVPSGELVTNDFPWITHDLFFEWRDHHKPDAPDLWPEDLREEMEEVMQRVFTEVNNGVYRCGFAGDQDSYEAAYDRLFDALDWLEERLADRRYLMGPAITEADVRLFTTLARFDAVYHGHFKCNRNKLAEMPNLWGYARDLFQTPGFGDTIAFDQIKAHYYVVHSDINPTGIIPKGPDETLWHTPHGRERV; this is encoded by the coding sequence ATGAGTGACCAGACGCCGTCGTACGTCGAGAAGGGCGGATTCGAGCGGGACATGACCTACGTCCCGGACCGGATCACCCGCGGGGGTGCCCGGCCCGAGCACGGCCCGGTGAACGGCGAGCTGTGGCCGGTCGAGCCGGGGCGCTACCGCCTCGTCGCCGCGCGTGCGTGCCCGTGGGCCAACCGCGCCATCATCGTCCGCGAGCTGCTCGGTCTCCAGGACGTCATCTCCCTCGGCACGCCCGGCCCGACGCACGACAAGCGGTCGTGGACCTTCGACCTCGACGAGGGGGACAAGGACCCGGTGCTCGGCATCCACTGGCTGCGCGAGGCCTACGACAAGCGCTTCCCCGACTACCCGCGCGGCATCACCGTGCCCGCGATCGTCGACGTGCCGAGCGGTGAGCTGGTCACCAACGACTTCCCGTGGATCACCCACGACCTCTTCTTCGAGTGGCGCGACCACCACAAGCCCGACGCGCCCGACCTGTGGCCCGAGGACCTCCGCGAGGAGATGGAGGAGGTCATGCAGCGGGTCTTCACCGAGGTCAACAACGGTGTCTACCGCTGCGGCTTCGCCGGCGACCAGGACTCCTACGAGGCGGCGTACGACCGGCTCTTCGATGCACTGGACTGGCTGGAGGAGCGGCTGGCCGACCGGCGCTACCTGATGGGTCCGGCGATCACCGAGGCCGACGTACGCCTGTTCACCACGTTGGCCCGCTTCGACGCGGTCTACCACGGGCACTTCAAGTGCAACCGCAACAAGCTGGCCGAGATGCCGAACCTCTGGGGCTACGCCCGCGACCTGTTCCAGACCCCCGGCTTCGGCGACACCATCGCCTTCGACCAGATCAAGGCGCACTACTACGTCGTGCACTCCGACATCAATCCCACCGGGATCATCCCCAAGGGCCCCGACGAGACGCTCTGGCACACCCCGCACGGGCGCGAGCGGGTGTGA
- a CDS encoding DUF2126 domain-containing protein, with translation MSIKVALEHRTTYDFAEPVSVSPHVVRLRPAPHCRTPIEAYSLDVKPAGHFVNWQQDPFGNWLARLVFPEKVTTLDITVGLVADLMTINPFDFFIEEHAERYPFAYEPALAADLAPYLRPVDASDDLAAWRERLPALPEDGVPTVTFLAELNAAVHRDVAYSVRMEPGVQDPDRTLALGIGSCRDSAWLLVSLLRMYGLAARFVSGYLVQLAADQEALDGPSGPAEDFTDLHAWTEVFIPGAGWVGMDPTSALFAGEGHIPLSATPHPSSAAPIEGATDPVEVTFSFHNQVTRVHEDPRVTKPYTDAQWGRIDALGEAVDRRLEEGDVRLTMGGEPTFVSLDDATTAQWSTDADGPEKRLLARDLADRLREEYAGGGVVHRGQGKWYPGEPLPRWNISLQWRTDGVPLWQDPALFAEPWVEGTASDDDARALAERVTAVLGLPAEQLRPAYEDPFAEVATEVRRPLGSATEEPGLDDARWRSLLDQQEEPTGWVLPLATGEEWTSPQWTFRRGRLVLTPGTSAVGLRLPLDSISWVDPEATDQPSYLEAGPPLDPKVPSVTVVDPEGAPTTALAFEVRDGHVHVFLPPTERLEDYADLLRLVEVAARRVGQPVVLEGYGPPPDPRLTSLSVTPDPGVIEVNVQPTRSWAQQRDLTHTLYEHARQARLTTEKFDLDGLHTGTGGGNHLTLGGHQPVDSPLLRRPDLLVSLLTYWQRHPSLSYLFSGRFIGPTSQAPRFDEGRPEAVYEMEIAIAEVHRITGNLAEEGLEPRPWLVDRALRHLLTDLTGNTHRAEFCIDKLYSPDSSRGRLGLLELRGFEMPPHPQMALVQALLVRSLVAMFWDEPCADPLVRWGAALHEDFLLPQGCIRDIAAVAADLRAAGIAFEESWLDPFTEFRFPRIGQTEVPLGAGLPPAEIELRQAIEPWMVLGEEAASGGTARYVDSSVERLQVTVRGIDPHRHLVTCQGVPVPLTPTGRPGELYAGVRYRAWQPWSALHPSIAVHAPLHVEVVDTAAEVSLGGATYHVSHPGGRNYATPPVNAQEAEARRAVRFEPRGHTAGRLDVGAMREAAARAASPETPHTLDLRRVPGRLLT, from the coding sequence ATGTCGATCAAGGTCGCGCTGGAGCACCGCACCACCTACGACTTCGCCGAGCCCGTCTCGGTGTCGCCGCACGTGGTCCGCCTGCGACCCGCCCCCCACTGCCGGACCCCCATCGAGGCCTACAGCCTGGACGTGAAGCCAGCGGGCCACTTCGTGAACTGGCAGCAGGACCCGTTCGGCAACTGGCTGGCCCGCCTGGTCTTCCCTGAGAAGGTCACCACCCTCGACATCACCGTCGGCCTGGTCGCGGACCTGATGACGATCAACCCGTTCGACTTCTTCATCGAGGAGCACGCCGAGCGCTACCCGTTCGCCTACGAGCCGGCGTTGGCGGCCGACCTCGCGCCGTACCTGCGCCCCGTCGACGCCAGCGACGACCTCGCCGCGTGGCGCGAGCGGCTCCCGGCGCTGCCGGAGGACGGCGTCCCGACGGTCACGTTCCTGGCCGAGCTCAACGCCGCCGTGCACCGCGACGTCGCCTACAGCGTCCGGATGGAGCCCGGCGTGCAGGACCCGGACCGGACGCTCGCCCTGGGCATCGGCTCGTGCCGCGACTCGGCGTGGCTGCTGGTCAGCCTGCTGCGGATGTACGGCCTGGCGGCGCGGTTCGTCTCCGGCTACCTCGTCCAATTGGCCGCCGACCAGGAGGCGCTGGACGGCCCGAGCGGGCCGGCCGAGGACTTCACCGACCTGCACGCGTGGACCGAGGTCTTCATCCCCGGCGCCGGCTGGGTCGGCATGGACCCCACCTCCGCGCTGTTCGCGGGCGAGGGCCACATCCCGCTCTCCGCGACCCCGCACCCCAGCAGCGCCGCGCCCATCGAGGGGGCCACCGACCCCGTCGAGGTCACGTTCTCCTTCCACAACCAGGTCACCCGGGTCCACGAGGACCCGCGCGTCACCAAGCCCTACACCGACGCCCAGTGGGGCCGTATCGACGCGCTCGGGGAGGCCGTCGACCGGCGGCTCGAGGAGGGCGACGTCCGGCTCACGATGGGCGGCGAGCCGACCTTCGTCTCCCTCGACGACGCCACGACGGCGCAGTGGAGCACCGACGCCGACGGCCCCGAGAAGCGGCTGCTGGCCCGCGACCTGGCCGACCGCCTCCGTGAGGAGTACGCCGGTGGAGGGGTCGTGCACCGGGGCCAGGGCAAGTGGTACCCGGGCGAGCCGCTGCCCCGGTGGAACATCTCGCTCCAGTGGCGCACCGACGGGGTGCCGCTGTGGCAGGACCCTGCGCTGTTCGCCGAGCCCTGGGTCGAGGGCACGGCGAGCGACGACGACGCCCGCGCGCTGGCCGAGCGGGTCACCGCGGTGCTGGGCCTGCCCGCGGAGCAGCTGCGCCCGGCGTACGAGGACCCGTTCGCCGAGGTCGCGACCGAGGTGCGTCGCCCGCTCGGCTCCGCGACCGAGGAGCCGGGTCTCGACGACGCCCGCTGGCGCTCGCTGCTCGACCAGCAGGAGGAGCCGACCGGCTGGGTGCTGCCGCTGGCGACCGGCGAGGAGTGGACCAGCCCGCAGTGGACCTTCCGTCGCGGCCGTCTGGTGCTGACGCCGGGCACGAGCGCGGTGGGGCTGCGGCTCCCGCTGGACTCGATCTCGTGGGTCGACCCCGAGGCGACCGACCAGCCGTCGTACCTCGAGGCGGGACCGCCGCTGGACCCGAAGGTGCCGAGCGTGACGGTGGTCGACCCGGAGGGCGCCCCGACGACGGCGCTGGCCTTCGAGGTGCGCGACGGGCACGTGCACGTGTTCCTGCCGCCGACCGAGCGCCTGGAGGACTACGCCGACCTGCTCCGGCTGGTCGAGGTCGCCGCCCGCCGGGTGGGGCAGCCGGTCGTGCTCGAGGGCTACGGCCCGCCGCCCGACCCGCGCCTGACCAGCCTCAGCGTCACCCCCGACCCCGGCGTCATCGAGGTCAACGTGCAGCCGACCCGCTCCTGGGCGCAGCAGCGCGACCTGACCCACACGCTCTACGAGCACGCCCGCCAGGCCCGGCTGACGACCGAGAAGTTCGACCTCGACGGGCTGCACACCGGCACCGGCGGCGGCAACCACCTCACCCTCGGCGGGCACCAGCCGGTCGACAGCCCGCTGCTGCGCCGCCCGGACCTGCTGGTCAGCCTGCTGACCTACTGGCAGCGGCACCCCTCGCTGTCCTACCTCTTCTCCGGCCGCTTCATCGGCCCGACCAGCCAGGCGCCCCGCTTCGACGAGGGCCGCCCGGAGGCGGTCTACGAGATGGAGATCGCGATCGCGGAGGTGCACCGGATCACCGGGAACCTCGCCGAGGAGGGCCTCGAGCCGCGCCCCTGGCTGGTCGACCGGGCGCTGCGGCACCTGCTGACCGACCTGACCGGCAACACCCACCGCGCCGAGTTCTGCATCGACAAGCTCTACAGCCCCGACTCCTCGCGGGGTCGGCTCGGGCTGCTGGAGCTGCGCGGCTTCGAGATGCCGCCGCACCCGCAGATGGCGCTGGTCCAGGCGCTGCTGGTGCGCAGCCTGGTCGCGATGTTCTGGGACGAGCCGTGCGCCGACCCGCTGGTCCGCTGGGGCGCGGCCCTGCACGAGGACTTCCTGCTGCCGCAGGGCTGCATCCGCGACATCGCCGCCGTCGCCGCCGACCTCCGGGCGGCCGGCATCGCCTTCGAGGAGTCCTGGCTCGACCCGTTCACCGAGTTCCGCTTCCCCCGCATCGGCCAGACCGAGGTGCCGCTCGGCGCCGGCCTGCCGCCCGCCGAGATCGAGCTGCGCCAGGCGATCGAGCCGTGGATGGTGCTGGGCGAGGAGGCCGCCAGCGGCGGGACCGCGCGCTACGTCGACTCCTCGGTCGAGCGGCTCCAGGTCACGGTTCGGGGGATCGACCCCCACCGACACCTCGTCACGTGTCAGGGTGTGCCGGTGCCCCTGACCCCGACAGGACGCCCCGGTGAGCTGTACGCCGGTGTGCGCTACCGCGCCTGGCAGCCGTGGTCGGCCCTGCACCCCTCGATCGCCGTGCACGCCCCGCTGCACGTCGAGGTCGTCGACACCGCCGCCGAGGTCAGCCTGGGCGGCGCGACCTACCACGTGTCGCACCCGGGCGGCCGCAACTACGCCACGCCCCCGGTCAACGCCCAGGAGGCCGAGGCCCGCCGGGCGGTGCGCTTCGAGCCGCGCGGGCACACCGCCGGCCGGCTCGACGTCGGCGCGATGCGCGAGGCGGCGGCCCGTGCCGCCTCGCCGGAGACCCCCCACACCCTCGACCTGCGTCGCGTCCCGGGGCGGCTCCTGACGTGA
- a CDS encoding putative zinc-binding metallopeptidase: MRSYRCRVCDNPLHFENSVCVSCGTALGFSRAEHAIVPVDEQGRYVDPEGLVWHVCCNLNLSGCTWLATTEGGQCSACDLTRTRPADDDEVGMALYPAAEKAKRHLVAELDGLGFRVVGKDPAQGGDPHEGLAFDLLSSVQENVVIGHEDGLITIDLAESDAAYREKVRARLAEPYRTMLGHFRHEVGHYYEWQLVRGEERMTRCRELFGDESADYQAEIERHYSEGPPADWEQRFISTYATMHPFEDFAETFAHYLHICDTIETAGEYGLTSVAPVSAFSSFRDVVSGIWVPLSIALNMINRSMGKDDLYPFVIPDPVLDKLDFVASLTR, translated from the coding sequence GTGAGGTCCTACCGCTGCCGGGTCTGCGACAACCCGCTCCACTTCGAGAACTCCGTGTGCGTCTCCTGCGGGACGGCGCTGGGCTTCTCCCGCGCCGAGCACGCGATCGTGCCGGTCGACGAGCAGGGGCGCTACGTCGACCCCGAGGGTCTGGTGTGGCACGTGTGCTGCAACCTCAACCTCTCCGGCTGCACCTGGCTGGCGACGACCGAGGGCGGGCAGTGCTCGGCCTGCGACCTCACCCGCACCCGTCCCGCGGACGACGACGAGGTCGGGATGGCCCTCTACCCGGCCGCCGAGAAGGCCAAGCGGCACCTGGTCGCCGAGCTCGACGGGCTCGGGTTCCGCGTGGTCGGCAAGGACCCCGCCCAGGGCGGCGACCCCCACGAGGGGCTCGCCTTCGACCTGCTCTCCTCGGTGCAGGAGAACGTCGTCATCGGTCACGAGGACGGCCTCATCACCATCGACCTCGCCGAGTCCGACGCGGCGTACCGCGAGAAGGTGCGTGCCCGCCTCGCCGAGCCCTACCGCACGATGCTGGGGCACTTCCGCCACGAGGTCGGCCACTACTACGAGTGGCAGCTGGTGCGCGGCGAGGAGCGGATGACGCGCTGCCGCGAGCTGTTCGGCGACGAGTCGGCCGACTACCAGGCCGAGATCGAGCGGCACTACTCCGAGGGCCCGCCGGCCGACTGGGAGCAGCGGTTCATCTCGACGTACGCCACGATGCACCCCTTCGAGGACTTCGCCGAGACCTTCGCGCACTACCTGCACATCTGCGACACCATCGAGACCGCCGGGGAGTACGGCCTGACCTCGGTCGCGCCGGTGTCGGCGTTCTCGTCCTTCCGCGACGTCGTGAGCGGCATCTGGGTCCCGCTGTCGATCGCGCTGAACATGATCAACCGGTCGATGGGCAAGGACGACCTCTACCCCTTCGTCATCCCCGACCCCGTGCTCGACAAGCTCGACTTCGTCGCCTCGCTGACCCGCTAG
- a CDS encoding DUF2945 domain-containing protein, which translates to MSIRQGTEVRWSWGNGSATGTVTEVHHDTVERQIKGETIKRKGSQDDPAYVIEQSDGTRVLKLKSEVERA; encoded by the coding sequence ATGAGCATCCGCCAGGGCACCGAGGTCCGCTGGTCGTGGGGCAACGGCTCGGCGACCGGCACGGTCACCGAGGTCCACCACGACACCGTCGAGCGTCAGATCAAGGGCGAGACGATCAAGCGCAAGGGCTCCCAGGACGACCCGGCGTACGTCATCGAGCAGTCCGACGGGACGCGGGTGCTGAAGCTGAAGAGCGAGGTCGAGCGGGCCTGA
- the pdhA gene encoding pyruvate dehydrogenase (acetyl-transferring) E1 component subunit alpha — translation MPDSNPSPGFGPDLAEVFGPAHSDGGPELVQLLTPEGERVHHPEFDLDFSAEQIRGFYRDMVLTRRIDTEATALQRHGELGIWAQLLGQEAAQIGAGRALRTQDYVFPTYREHGVAWCKGIDPLKLLGLFRGVDHGSWDPHEFNFGLYTIVIGAQCLHATGYAMGMQRDGVVGTGDPDRDAAVIAHFGDGASSQGDVNESFIFAASYNAPVVFFCQNNQWAISEPIERQTRIPLYQRALGFGFPGIRVDGNDVLATYAVTQAALQRARDGQGPTFVEAYTYRMGAHTTTDDPTRYRLSADVESWKLKDPIARLEVYLRRNGLVDDGLVENVKAEADELGAHLREGCKAMPDPQAMAMFDHVYAEVPEELAAQRDGFADYLASFEGSHS, via the coding sequence GTGCCCGACAGCAACCCGAGTCCCGGATTCGGCCCGGACCTCGCCGAGGTCTTCGGCCCGGCCCACTCCGACGGCGGTCCCGAGCTGGTGCAGCTCCTGACGCCCGAAGGCGAGCGGGTCCACCACCCGGAGTTCGACCTCGACTTCTCCGCCGAGCAGATCCGCGGCTTCTACCGCGACATGGTGCTGACCCGGCGCATCGACACCGAGGCCACCGCGCTGCAGCGTCACGGCGAGCTCGGCATCTGGGCCCAGCTGCTGGGCCAGGAGGCCGCGCAGATCGGCGCCGGCCGCGCGCTGCGCACCCAGGACTACGTCTTCCCGACCTACCGCGAGCACGGCGTCGCCTGGTGCAAGGGCATCGACCCGCTCAAGCTGCTCGGGCTCTTCCGCGGCGTCGACCACGGCTCGTGGGACCCCCACGAGTTCAACTTCGGCCTCTACACGATCGTCATCGGCGCCCAGTGCCTGCACGCCACCGGCTACGCGATGGGCATGCAGCGCGACGGCGTCGTCGGCACCGGCGACCCCGACCGCGACGCCGCGGTCATCGCCCACTTCGGTGACGGTGCCTCCAGCCAGGGCGACGTGAACGAGTCCTTCATCTTCGCCGCGTCCTACAACGCCCCGGTCGTGTTCTTCTGCCAGAACAACCAGTGGGCGATCTCGGAGCCGATCGAGCGCCAGACCCGCATCCCGCTCTACCAGCGCGCGCTGGGCTTCGGCTTCCCGGGCATCCGCGTCGACGGCAACGACGTGCTGGCGACGTACGCCGTCACGCAGGCCGCCCTGCAGCGCGCCCGTGACGGGCAGGGTCCGACGTTCGTGGAGGCCTACACCTACCGGATGGGTGCCCACACGACCACCGACGACCCGACCCGCTACCGGCTCTCCGCCGACGTGGAGTCCTGGAAGCTCAAGGACCCGATCGCGCGGCTGGAGGTCTACCTGCGCCGCAACGGCCTGGTCGACGACGGCCTGGTCGAGAACGTCAAGGCCGAGGCCGACGAGCTCGGCGCCCACCTGCGCGAGGGCTGCAAGGCGATGCCCGACCCGCAGGCGATGGCGATGTTCGACCACGTCTACGCCGAGGTGCCCGAGGAGCTCGCCGCCCAGCGCGACGGCTTCGCCGACTACCTCGCGTCCTTCGAGGGGAGCCACTCGTGA
- a CDS encoding circularly permuted type 2 ATP-grasp protein: MTVLRDYAAATSQPTLGDLGDSGPGRFDEVVGPDGSLRPAWKGLAELAVSLTPADMYRVDSDIARFLADDGVTYARPGDRQGPWRLDPVPLVIDAPTWTPLEKGLAQRAELFNALLVDLYGEQRLLAEGVVPPAVVLGHAGFTRAVARRSLGGEPIDPRPLVFSAADLARDAAGEWRVIGDRAQAPSGLGYAMENRRVISRVVPELYRQAGLHRMEPYFWALRSALIQSANGDLADPRVVVLSPGTHSETAYDQAFVASTLGFPLVQGSDLLVRDGWVYLRQGHGRMERVDVILRRVDAAWSDPLELRGESQLGVAGLVEAVRRGRVRVVNGLGAGVLENPGLAPYLPAACEALLGEPLLLAGLTTHWCGDPDGLGAVLASLENPARPLHVRPIDGPSTELERLPTTRVVERILDEPHRYVGQERLPFSQVPTWRSGAARPRPVTLRTFTLRYGGSYRPLVGGLANVYDDGGFRSSASKDVWVLKADPADADQGLAEVMSMTAARAVAVTVPRVLEDLFWVGRYAERAEDMLRLLLVTHSISEDFRTRPGTVGGTSLSVLLGVVGRLAGRQFDDLDAEFRSLLTDADRVGSVAHSIESLRTALTDVRDQLSADTWRAFGVVERAHEALQENPHSHQVADTAGRILTGVLSLQGVFASMMRDDGWHMIGAGRSLERSVQLVHLLRSTTTVRRGIDVDRTVLNSVLESAESSVTHRRRYRGYVRPAGVLELLVLDPDNPRSLAFSLAEVRDHLAALPASTGSTRPERLVENLLAEVQDQSVAELVAIGGVNRPNLEAFLDETLDRLARLGESVEELHLRSGPPPRSFGALAIVDSLPAEPSTGTIPAITAPLAEDPPRGKGAGA, from the coding sequence ATGACGGTCCTCCGCGACTACGCCGCCGCCACGAGCCAGCCCACCCTGGGCGACCTGGGCGACAGCGGCCCCGGTCGCTTCGACGAGGTGGTGGGCCCCGACGGGTCGCTGCGGCCGGCCTGGAAGGGGCTCGCCGAGCTCGCGGTCTCGCTGACCCCGGCCGACATGTACCGCGTCGACAGCGACATCGCCCGCTTCCTGGCCGACGACGGCGTCACCTACGCCCGCCCCGGCGACCGGCAGGGGCCGTGGCGTCTCGACCCGGTGCCGCTGGTCATCGACGCCCCCACCTGGACCCCGTTGGAGAAGGGACTGGCCCAGCGTGCGGAGCTGTTCAACGCCCTGCTCGTCGACCTGTACGGCGAGCAGCGGCTGCTCGCCGAGGGCGTCGTCCCGCCCGCGGTGGTGCTCGGCCACGCCGGCTTCACCCGCGCGGTCGCCCGCCGCTCGCTGGGCGGCGAGCCGATCGACCCCCGCCCGCTGGTCTTCTCAGCCGCGGACCTCGCGCGCGACGCCGCCGGGGAGTGGCGGGTCATCGGCGACCGGGCGCAGGCCCCCTCGGGGCTGGGCTACGCGATGGAGAACCGCCGCGTCATCTCCCGGGTCGTCCCCGAGCTCTACCGCCAGGCCGGCCTGCACCGCATGGAGCCCTACTTCTGGGCGCTGCGCTCGGCGCTGATCCAGTCCGCCAACGGCGACCTCGCCGACCCCCGGGTCGTGGTGCTCTCCCCGGGCACGCACTCCGAGACCGCCTACGACCAGGCCTTCGTCGCCTCCACGCTGGGCTTCCCGCTGGTGCAGGGCAGCGACCTGCTGGTCCGCGACGGCTGGGTCTACCTGCGCCAGGGGCACGGCCGCATGGAGCGCGTCGACGTCATCCTGCGACGGGTCGACGCCGCCTGGTCGGACCCCCTGGAGCTGCGCGGGGAGTCCCAGCTCGGCGTCGCCGGGCTGGTCGAGGCCGTGCGCCGCGGGCGCGTCCGGGTCGTCAACGGTCTCGGGGCCGGCGTGCTCGAGAACCCGGGGCTGGCGCCGTACCTCCCCGCGGCGTGCGAGGCGCTGCTCGGCGAGCCGCTGCTCCTGGCGGGCCTCACGACGCACTGGTGCGGGGACCCCGACGGGCTGGGCGCCGTGCTGGCCTCCCTGGAGAACCCCGCGCGCCCGCTGCACGTCCGCCCGATCGACGGGCCCTCCACCGAGCTCGAGCGGTTGCCCACGACCCGGGTGGTCGAGCGGATCCTCGACGAGCCGCACCGCTACGTCGGGCAGGAGCGGCTGCCCTTCTCGCAGGTCCCCACGTGGCGCAGCGGCGCCGCCCGGCCGCGACCGGTCACCCTGCGCACGTTCACCCTGCGCTACGGCGGCTCCTACCGCCCGCTCGTCGGCGGGCTGGCCAACGTCTACGACGACGGCGGCTTCCGCTCCTCGGCCAGCAAGGACGTCTGGGTCCTCAAGGCCGACCCCGCCGACGCCGACCAGGGCCTGGCCGAGGTGATGTCGATGACCGCGGCCCGCGCCGTGGCGGTCACCGTGCCCCGCGTGCTCGAGGACCTCTTCTGGGTCGGCCGGTACGCCGAGCGCGCCGAGGACATGCTGCGACTGCTCCTGGTCACCCACTCCATCTCCGAGGACTTCCGCACCCGTCCGGGCACCGTCGGCGGCACCAGCCTCTCGGTGCTGCTGGGGGTCGTCGGCCGGTTGGCGGGGCGGCAGTTCGACGACCTCGACGCGGAGTTCCGCTCGCTGCTCACCGACGCCGACCGGGTCGGGTCGGTCGCGCACTCCATCGAGTCGCTGCGCACGGCCCTCACCGACGTGCGCGACCAGCTCTCCGCGGACACCTGGCGCGCCTTCGGCGTGGTCGAGCGCGCGCACGAGGCGCTGCAGGAGAACCCGCACAGCCACCAGGTCGCCGACACCGCCGGCCGCATCCTCACCGGCGTGCTGTCGCTGCAGGGCGTCTTCGCGAGCATGATGCGCGACGACGGCTGGCACATGATCGGCGCCGGGCGCTCGCTGGAGCGCTCGGTGCAGCTGGTCCACCTGCTGCGCTCGACGACGACGGTCCGCCGCGGCATCGACGTCGACCGGACGGTGCTCAACTCGGTGCTGGAGTCGGCGGAGTCGTCGGTCACCCACCGCCGTCGCTACCGCGGCTACGTCCGCCCGGCCGGCGTGCTCGAGCTGCTGGTGCTCGACCCCGACAACCCGCGCTCGCTGGCCTTCAGCCTCGCCGAGGTCCGCGACCACCTCGCGGCGCTGCCGGCCTCCACGGGCTCGACCCGGCCCGAGCGGCTCGTGGAGAACCTGCTGGCCGAGGTGCAGGACCAGTCGGTCGCCGAGCTGGTCGCCATCGGCGGGGTCAACCGTCCCAACCTCGAGGCGTTCCTCGACGAGACGCTCGACCGGTTGGCCCGCCTCGGTGAGTCCGTCGAGGAGCTGCACCTGCGCTCCGGCCCGCCGCCCCGCTCCTTCGGTGCTCTCGCGATCGTCGACTCGCTGCCGGCCGAGCCGTCCACCGGCACCATCCCGGCGATCACCGCGCCGCTGGCCGAGGACCCGCCGCGCGGGAAGGGAGCCGGCGCGTGA
- a CDS encoding transglutaminase N-terminal domain-containing protein, whose amino-acid sequence MRYRVSHRTVYSYDEPVTDSFGLAYLTPRSLPWQEVADHTVTIAPDASDVAQEVDYHGNLATYFQVTERHTTLEVDALSEVTVTTPLHTDGALGGAWERARPLLEPTLPGAWLATDFALASASAEQTVEAREYAAESLTPGRPIGEAATELMTRIHRDFAYDKTATTVTSTIDDIFEKRAGVCQDFAHLTLACLRGHGLAARYVSGYLATEPPPGKERIVGADASHAWVEVWLPDPSGGAGEWLAIDPTNDQWAGDRYVTVAWGRDYGDVPPVKGVIFTEAKRSTLRVEVDVAPL is encoded by the coding sequence GTGAGGTACCGCGTCTCCCACCGCACCGTCTACTCCTACGACGAGCCGGTCACCGACTCCTTTGGCCTGGCCTACCTCACGCCGCGCTCGCTGCCCTGGCAGGAGGTCGCCGACCACACGGTGACGATCGCCCCCGACGCCTCGGACGTGGCGCAGGAGGTGGACTACCACGGCAACCTGGCGACGTACTTCCAGGTGACCGAGCGGCACACCACGCTCGAGGTCGACGCCCTCTCCGAGGTCACCGTCACGACGCCCCTGCACACCGACGGCGCCCTGGGCGGTGCCTGGGAGCGGGCCCGACCGCTGCTCGAGCCGACGCTGCCCGGCGCCTGGCTGGCCACCGACTTCGCGCTGGCCTCCGCGTCGGCCGAGCAGACCGTCGAGGCCAGGGAGTACGCCGCGGAGTCACTGACCCCGGGGCGGCCCATCGGGGAGGCGGCGACGGAGCTGATGACCCGCATCCACCGCGACTTCGCCTACGACAAGACGGCGACCACGGTGACCTCGACGATCGACGACATCTTCGAGAAGCGGGCCGGCGTCTGCCAGGACTTCGCCCACCTCACCCTGGCCTGCCTGCGCGGTCACGGCCTGGCCGCGCGCTACGTCTCGGGCTACCTCGCGACCGAGCCGCCGCCGGGCAAGGAGCGGATCGTGGGGGCCGACGCCTCGCACGCCTGGGTCGAGGTCTGGCTGCCCGACCCCTCCGGTGGCGCGGGGGAGTGGCTGGCCATCGACCCCACCAACGACCAGTGGGCCGGCGACCGCTACGTCACCGTCGCCTGGGGCCGCGACTACGGCGACGTGCCGCCGGTCAAGGGTGTGATCTTCACCGAGGCCAAGAGATCCACCTTGCGGGTGGAGGTCGACGTCGCACCGCTCTGA